In one window of Meleagris gallopavo isolate NT-WF06-2002-E0010 breed Aviagen turkey brand Nicholas breeding stock chromosome 4, Turkey_5.1, whole genome shotgun sequence DNA:
- the TMEM129 gene encoding E3 ubiquitin-protein ligase TM129, which translates to MAAPHTSYPLMVKAIALNCFLFPAGYYLGMCFAAPEKHLCFFYLASKEWKTFFFFAVLLPAVSSTLAYYWSRKGWNNHPLARTLAVYALPQSGWRAVASSINTEFRRIDKFATGAPGARVIVTDTWVIKVTTYCLHVAQQQDIHLTVTDSRQHELTPDSNMPVQFLTIRVASVNPYVKAFDIRLNSTEYGELREKLRAPISNAANVVIHQSLSDLFLETFTSLVEMNQTYSVPSTQELEPCIGCMQTIANIKLIKNCQEPNEGECQQCYCRPMWCLTCMGKWFASRQDQQHPETWLSSHVPCPTCRAKFCILDVCIIR; encoded by the exons ATGGCTGCTCCTCACACTTCTTATCCTCTAATGGTTAAAGCCATTGCACTTAATTGCTTCCTTTTCCCTGCAGGTTATTACCTTGGTATGTGCTTCGCTGCACCTGAGAAACACCTTTGTTTTTTCTACCTGGCCTCAAAAGAAtggaaaactttcttcttttttgccGTTCTCCTTCCAGCAGTCAGCAGCACCCTGGCGTATTACTGGTCACGGAAAGGTTGGAATAACCACCCGTTGGCCCGGACACTCGCTGTTTATGCTCTGCCACAGTCAGGTTGGAGGGCAGTGGCTTCTTCCATCAATACAGAATTTAGGAGAATTGACAAATTTGCCACCGGAGCCCCAGGAGCGAGGGTGATTGTTACAGACACATGGGTGATCAAGGTAACCACCTATTGCCTACACGTCGCCCAGCAGCAGGACATTCATTTGACTGTGACAGACTCCAGACAGCACGAACTCACACCGGACTCAAACATGCCCGTGCAGTTCCTCACCATCCGTGTTGCCAGTGTTAATCCCTATGTGAAGGCATTTGATATCCg GCTGAACTCCACAGAGTATGGGGAGCTCCGAGAGAAGCTACGTGCTCCCATCAGCAATGCAGCTAATGTTGTGATCCATCAAAGCCTTAGTGATTTATTTCTAGAAACTTTTACGTCTCTGGTGGAAATGAACCAGACATACTCTGTTCCAAGCACTCAG gaGCTGGAACCATGCATAGGATGCATGCAGACTATTGCAAACATCAAGCTCATCAAGAACTGCCAAGAGCCAAATGAAGGGGAATGTCAGCAATGCTACTGTCGTCCAATGTGGTGCCTCACCTGCATGGGCAAATGGTTTGCCAGCCGACAGgaccagcagcacccagagacATGGCTGTCAAGCCACGTGCCTTGTCCAACTTGCAGAGCCAAATTTTGCATTTTAGATGTTTGCATAATACGATGA